A single region of the Pseudomonas solani genome encodes:
- a CDS encoding ArsC family reductase, translating into MTITLYGIKACDTMKKARTWLDEQGVSYAFHDYKASAIDRANLQKWCAEHGWETVLNRAGTTFRKLDDAQKADLDQAKAIELMLAQPSMIKRPVLDLGTRTLVGFKPELYAAAFK; encoded by the coding sequence ATGACCATCACCCTCTACGGCATCAAGGCCTGCGACACCATGAAGAAGGCCCGCACCTGGCTCGACGAGCAGGGTGTGAGCTATGCCTTCCACGACTACAAGGCTTCCGCCATCGACCGCGCCAATCTGCAGAAATGGTGTGCCGAACACGGCTGGGAAACCGTCCTCAACCGTGCCGGTACCACCTTCCGCAAACTCGACGACGCGCAGAAGGCCGATCTCGACCAGGCCAAGGCCATCGAACTGATGCTGGCCCAGCCGTCGATGATCAAGCGACCGGTACTCGACCTGGGCACCCGCACCCTGGTCGGCTTCAAGCCCGAGCTCTACGCCGCCGCCTTCAAGTGA
- the dapD gene encoding 2,3,4,5-tetrahydropyridine-2,6-dicarboxylate N-succinyltransferase, with product MSTQLFSVAFGVGTQNRQGNWLEVFYAQPLLKPSTQLVEAITPILGYSAGNQAIAFSNAQAADLASALKEIDPAQSALLTRLAESQKPLVATLLAEDAALTSTPEAYLKLHLLSHRLAKPHGLNLTGIFPLLPNVAWTSHGAVDLTELAERQLEARLKGELLEVFSVDKFPKMTDYVVPAGVRIADSARVRLGAYVGEGTTVMHEGFINFNAGTEGPGMIEGRVSAGVFVGKGSDLGGGCSTMGTLSGGGNIVIAVGEGCLIGANAGIGIPLGDRNIVEAGLYITAGTKVALLDDQNALVKVVKARDLAGQPDLLFRRNSQNGAVECKTNKTAIELNEALHAHN from the coding sequence ATGTCCACCCAACTCTTCAGCGTCGCTTTCGGCGTCGGCACCCAGAACCGCCAGGGCAACTGGCTGGAAGTCTTCTACGCCCAGCCCCTGCTCAAGCCCAGCACCCAGCTGGTCGAGGCCATCACCCCGATCCTTGGCTACAGCGCCGGCAACCAGGCCATCGCCTTCAGCAATGCCCAGGCCGCCGACCTGGCCTCCGCGCTCAAGGAAATCGACCCGGCCCAGTCCGCCCTGCTGACCCGCCTGGCCGAAAGCCAGAAGCCGCTGGTCGCCACCCTGCTGGCCGAAGACGCCGCCCTGACCTCCACCCCGGAGGCCTACCTCAAGCTGCACCTGCTGTCCCACCGCCTGGCCAAGCCCCACGGCCTGAACCTGACCGGCATCTTCCCGCTGCTGCCCAACGTCGCCTGGACCAGCCACGGCGCCGTCGACCTGACCGAACTGGCCGAGCGTCAGCTGGAAGCACGCCTGAAGGGCGAGCTGCTGGAAGTCTTCTCCGTGGACAAGTTCCCCAAGATGACCGACTACGTGGTCCCCGCCGGCGTGCGCATCGCCGACAGCGCCCGCGTGCGCCTGGGCGCCTATGTGGGTGAAGGCACCACCGTGATGCACGAAGGCTTCATCAACTTCAACGCCGGCACCGAAGGCCCGGGCATGATCGAAGGCCGCGTCTCCGCTGGCGTCTTCGTCGGCAAGGGCTCCGACCTGGGCGGCGGCTGCTCCACCATGGGCACCCTCTCCGGTGGCGGCAACATCGTCATCGCCGTGGGCGAAGGCTGCCTGATCGGCGCCAACGCCGGCATCGGCATCCCCCTGGGCGACCGCAACATCGTCGAAGCCGGCCTGTACATCACCGCCGGCACCAAGGTCGCCCTGCTGGACGACCAGAACGCCCTGGTGAAAGTGGTCAAGGCCCGCGACCTGGCCGGCCAGCCCGACCTGCTGTTCCGCCGCAACTCGCAGAACGGCGCCGTCGAGTGCAAGACCAACAAGACCGCCATCGAGCTGAACGAAGCGCTGCACGCGCATAACTAA
- a CDS encoding aminotransferase class V-fold PLP-dependent enzyme, with amino-acid sequence MLPSPWRSDFPALSALDAEGQTYLDSAATSQKPQAVLDALLGYYASGAANVHRAQHLPGERATRAFEGSRTRVAHWLNAAHPAQIVFTRGATEAFNLLAYGLERQLAPGDRIVISALEHHANLLPWQQLARRRQLELLVLPLDARGDIDLDQARQLIDSRTRLLAVSQLSNVLGRWQPLAELLAMARQQGALTVVDGAQGVVHGRHDVQALGCDFYVFSGHKLYGPEGVGVLYGRADALARLEHWQFGGEMVHRADYQDADFHSAPLGFEAGTPAIAPVIGLGAALDYLGSLDAAAVTAHETVLHAKLLAGLAARDGVRLVGEPRVALACFGVEGVHNADLAHLLTEQGIAVRAGHHCAMPLYKGLGLSGAIRVSLGLYNDSADLERFFVALDKALELLR; translated from the coding sequence ATGCTTCCGTCCCCTTGGCGCTCCGACTTCCCCGCCCTTTCGGCCCTCGACGCCGAGGGGCAGACCTACCTGGACAGCGCCGCCACCTCGCAGAAGCCCCAGGCGGTGCTCGATGCCCTGCTCGGCTACTACGCCAGCGGCGCAGCCAATGTGCATCGCGCCCAGCACCTGCCGGGCGAGCGGGCGACCCGGGCTTTCGAAGGCAGCCGGACGCGTGTCGCCCACTGGCTGAATGCCGCCCACCCGGCGCAGATTGTCTTCACCCGGGGCGCCACCGAAGCCTTCAACCTGCTGGCCTATGGGCTGGAGCGGCAGCTCGCGCCCGGTGATCGCATCGTCATCAGCGCCCTGGAACACCACGCCAACCTGTTGCCCTGGCAGCAGCTGGCACGCCGTCGCCAGCTCGAACTGTTGGTGCTGCCGCTGGATGCACGGGGCGATATCGACCTTGACCAGGCCCGCCAACTGATCGATTCGCGTACACGCCTGCTCGCCGTCAGCCAGCTGTCCAATGTGCTCGGCCGCTGGCAGCCCCTCGCCGAGCTGCTGGCCATGGCCCGCCAGCAGGGCGCGCTGACCGTGGTGGATGGCGCCCAGGGCGTGGTCCACGGCCGTCATGACGTACAGGCCTTGGGTTGCGACTTCTATGTGTTCTCCGGGCACAAGCTCTACGGCCCGGAAGGCGTCGGCGTGCTCTATGGCCGTGCCGATGCCCTGGCCCGTCTGGAGCATTGGCAGTTCGGCGGCGAGATGGTGCACCGCGCCGACTACCAGGACGCCGACTTCCACAGCGCGCCCCTGGGCTTCGAGGCCGGCACCCCGGCCATCGCCCCGGTGATCGGGCTCGGCGCCGCGCTGGACTACCTCGGCAGCCTCGATGCGGCCGCCGTCACCGCCCACGAGACCGTGCTCCACGCCAAGCTGCTGGCCGGCCTCGCCGCCCGCGACGGTGTGCGCCTGGTGGGCGAGCCCCGGGTGGCACTGGCCTGCTTCGGCGTCGAAGGCGTGCACAACGCCGACCTCGCCCACCTGCTCACCGAACAGGGTATCGCCGTGCGTGCCGGGCACCACTGCGCCATGCCGCTGTACAAGGGGCTCGGCCTCAGTGGCGCGATCCGTGTCTCCCTCGGCCTCTACAACGACAGCGCCGACCTGGAGCGCTTCTTCGTTGCCCTGGACAAGGCCCTGGAGCTGCTGCGATGA
- a CDS encoding SufE family protein, whose product MNLPPAASEALAAFTGAGSWEQRARLLMQWGERLEPLADEERSDANRVHGCESQVWLVSEMKDGQRHFRAASDARLIRGLLAVLLVRVQGLALEELAALDLADWFTQLGLTRQLSPSRSNGLNAVLEQIRKTAM is encoded by the coding sequence ATGAACCTGCCACCCGCCGCCTCCGAGGCCCTCGCAGCCTTCACCGGCGCCGGCAGTTGGGAACAGCGTGCACGCCTGCTGATGCAATGGGGCGAGCGCCTGGAACCCCTGGCAGACGAAGAACGCAGCGACGCCAACCGTGTGCATGGCTGCGAAAGCCAGGTCTGGCTGGTCAGTGAAATGAAGGATGGCCAGCGTCACTTCCGCGCCGCCAGCGACGCCCGACTGATCCGCGGCCTGCTGGCCGTGCTCCTGGTACGTGTTCAGGGCCTTGCACTCGAGGAGCTGGCCGCCCTCGACCTCGCCGACTGGTTCACCCAGCTCGGCCTCACCCGCCAGCTCTCCCCTTCCCGCAGCAACGGCCTCAACGCCGTGCTCGAACAGATTCGCAAGACCGCTATGTAG
- a CDS encoding iron-containing alcohol dehydrogenase, with translation MRNFTFYNPTRIHFGEGQIDKLAREIPAGSRVLVTHGGGSIFQNGVWQQVEQALAGYALTRFAGIEANPQFDTLVKATELARREGCDFILAVGGGSVIDGSKFIAAALCHDGDPLDLLTGTRAKAAVPMGCVLTLAATGSESNPHGVVTHVTRQEKLPFSSPLLYPRFAILDPRTTFSLPARQIGNGVVDAFVHTLEQYLTYPAVAPLQDRQAEGLLLTLIEEGPKALANPEDYAVRANLMWCATQALNGLLGCGVPQDWATHMIGHELTALYHLDHAQTLAVVLPALLAERREPKRAKLAQYAERVWGLTGDEDTRIDGAIAATRDFFEAMGVPTRLADHGLDAEAIPQVLAQLERHGMTALSERRDLDLEASERILLRAL, from the coding sequence ATGCGCAATTTCACCTTCTATAACCCCACCCGCATTCATTTCGGCGAAGGCCAGATCGACAAGCTGGCCCGTGAGATTCCCGCCGGCAGCCGGGTGCTGGTCACCCACGGCGGCGGCAGCATCTTCCAGAACGGCGTCTGGCAGCAGGTGGAACAGGCCCTGGCCGGTTATGCGCTGACCCGCTTCGCCGGCATCGAGGCCAACCCGCAATTCGACACCCTGGTAAAAGCCACGGAACTGGCGCGCCGCGAAGGCTGCGACTTCATCCTCGCCGTTGGCGGCGGCTCGGTGATCGACGGCAGCAAGTTCATCGCCGCGGCCCTGTGCCATGACGGCGACCCGCTGGACCTGCTCACCGGCACCCGGGCCAAGGCGGCCGTGCCCATGGGCTGCGTGCTGACCCTTGCCGCCACCGGCTCGGAGAGCAACCCCCACGGCGTGGTCACCCATGTGACGCGCCAGGAGAAGCTGCCCTTCTCCAGCCCCTTGCTGTACCCGCGCTTCGCCATCCTCGACCCGCGCACCACCTTCAGCCTGCCGGCGCGGCAGATCGGCAATGGCGTGGTCGACGCCTTCGTCCACACCCTGGAGCAGTACCTCACCTACCCCGCCGTTGCGCCGCTGCAGGACCGCCAGGCCGAAGGCCTGCTGCTCACCCTTATAGAGGAAGGCCCCAAGGCCCTGGCCAACCCCGAGGACTATGCCGTGCGCGCCAACCTCATGTGGTGCGCCACCCAGGCCCTCAACGGCCTGCTCGGCTGCGGCGTGCCGCAGGACTGGGCGACCCACATGATCGGCCACGAGCTCACCGCCCTCTATCACCTCGACCATGCCCAGACCCTGGCCGTGGTGCTGCCGGCGCTGCTGGCCGAGCGCCGCGAACCCAAGCGCGCCAAGCTGGCCCAGTACGCCGAGCGGGTCTGGGGCCTGACAGGGGACGAAGACACCCGGATCGACGGCGCCATCGCCGCCACCCGCGACTTCTTCGAAGCCATGGGCGTGCCCACCCGCCTCGCCGACCACGGCCTGGACGCGGAAGCCATCCCCCAGGTGCTGGCCCAGCTGGAGCGCCACGGCATGACGGCCCTCAGCGAGCGTCGCGACCTCGACCTGGAAGCCAGCGAGCGCATCCTTCTGCGTGCCCTGTAA